The following proteins are co-located in the Xiphophorus maculatus strain JP 163 A chromosome 8, X_maculatus-5.0-male, whole genome shotgun sequence genome:
- the LOC111609434 gene encoding uncharacterized protein LOC111609434, translating into MDEFQKLDVKIPNSVLVEGISDEDGKEEVFDFLKQYGKITKTEIISEADSEFEGQFVVEFSSGTAVAELRSILPYSFKSSEKSDTFFISELAVVYAEHVSQSKTHSYLFELQKLAKLSGMDFAEVLKSTMTQIGQSVAELHSAAKMEDPDEQSEVMAAAADPTMKEEPTLSTATDPTVSRQRLEQQPTSRQRPSLHDDDIQPPEVQRYVVEHIMKTEESAYHLQRLRVFSGRLPRPAHEADYETWHSGVDLLLKDPSVSELQRSRRIVESLLPPAADMLKHLSSDTPPTVYLNILDSAYGTVQDGEELFAKFMDTFQDAGEKPSSYLQRLQVALNLALKRGGVLAKDVNRHLISQFCRGCWDNTLIAELQLKQKKLVPPSFSELLLLLRTEEDREAAKTSRMRQYLGSNKQKVVNHAQLVSVDAGDGGAVAALTKLTQQLAEQLADIQRQLAKLTSTTTQPRTTSQPKVTHSKPGEKGGNTVTSKQFPPVHVKPGYCFRCGENGHIKPQCNNEPNPALVARKRKQFAQRQQNIFQKKLN; encoded by the coding sequence ATGGATGAATTTCAAAAACTCGACGTAAAAATTCCCAACTCTGTTTTGGTTGAAGGCATTTCAGATGAAGATGGTAAAGAGGAagtatttgactttttgaaacaATATGGGAAGATAACAAAGACTGAAATCATTTCTGAAGCTGACTCTGAGTTTGAGGGCCAGTTTGTGGTTGAATTTAGCAGTGGTACAGCAGTAGCTGAATTGCGTTCCATTTTACCATATTCATTCAAATCATCTGAAAAGTCAGACACATTTTTCATCTCTGAATTAGCTGTTGTATATGCAGAACATGTTTCACAGAGTAAAActcattcttatttatttgagttACAGAAACTTGCAAAGCTTTCTGGCATGGATTTTGCAGAGGTGTTAAAATCCACGATGACTCAGATTGGACAATCAGTTGCTGAACTTCACTCAGCTGCTAAGATGGAGGATCCTGATGAGCAGTCTGAGGTtatggcagcagctgcagatccAACAATGAAGGAAGAGCCAACGTTGTCAACCGCCACTGATCCTACAGTTTCCAGACAGAGACTTGAGCAGCAACCTACCTCACGACAGAGACCTTCTCTTCATGATGATGACATCCAACCACCCGAAGTCCAGCGCTACGTGGTGGAACACATTATGAAAACTGAGGAAAGTGCTTACCATCTACAAAGGCTCCGAGTGTTTTCTGGACGGCTGCCTAGACCAGCACATGAAGCAGACTACGAGACCTGGCATTCAGGAGTGGATCTGCTACTAAAAGACCCATCAGTTTCTGAGCTGCAGCGATCAAGGAGGATCGTGGAGAGTTTACTTCCCCCAGCCGCTGATATGCTGAAGCATCTAAGTTCAGATACTCCACCTACTGTATATCTGAACATATTGGATTCGGCATATGGCACAGTGCAAGATGGAGAAGAACTCTTTGCAAAATTCATGGACACTTTCCAAGATGCAGGGGAGAAGCCATCTTCATACCTCCAGCGGCTGCAGGTAGCATTAAACTTAGCCCTGAAACGAGGTGGTGTGTTAGCCAAGGATGTAAACCGGCATCTCATAAGCCAGTTCTGTAGGGGTTGTTGGGACAATACTTTGATTGCTGAActccaattaaaacaaaagaaattggtCCCACCTAGTTTCTCTGAATTGCTACTACTTCTACGTACTGAAGAGGACAGGGAGGCAGCTAAAACTTCCCGGATGAGACAATATTTGGGgtccaacaaacaaaaagtagtcAATCATGCACAATTGGTTTCTGTTGATGCAGGTGATGGTGGAGCAGTTGCTGCTTTAACCAAATTGACTCAGCAGTTGGCAGAACAACTGGCAGATATACAGCGGCAGCTGGCTAAGCTAACATCCACAACCACCCAGCCCAGGACTACATCACAACCTAAAGTAACACACAGTAAGCCGGGTGAAAAAGGGGGCAATACAGTGACATCCAAACAGTTCCCACCAGTCCATGTTAAACCTGGTTATTGTTTCAGGTGTGGTGAAAATGGTCATATTAAGCCACAATGTAATAATGAACCAAACCCTGCTCTTGTTgccagaaaaaggaaacagtttgcTCAGCGACAGCAGAACATCTTTCAGAAGAAGTTAAACTAG